A genomic segment from Oryctolagus cuniculus chromosome 14, mOryCun1.1, whole genome shotgun sequence encodes:
- the C14H5orf34 gene encoding uncharacterized protein C5orf34 homolog isoform X1 — protein sequence MTTEVQMILYEDDSVQVQYVDGSKLQLSPCGSEFLFEKSPPASAHPLEQPQRIRQRTHFVISTYREQLQRALDFRNSSATCLFLSENIIPSERKKRILIDISEVRWPGPDSDDSLICMESGSVKITSLDGHAYLCLPKSQHEFTVHFLCKVSQKPDSSIVLSEKKNQASKDKLSGKAGRIATHRSLSGQRLNNKENELYRQTVKCREPSEKTSCRNGTEAGEELLSPGPRHTCVYTWVKQCWSVASCPEEWKYPLSLALRFHNQVSSMSKIKAGFTQSEILTSDVSEERAKEVSVLPKAVSLSCPVPHLHRWNFCDSLLQRQFDEEYSYPELVKMVWYKGVTYRLTHKNVNSIEIYPGDGSIFKSEGTYFGSYFTYYSSHGGSEEREEKTYSVNNLPPDRPGSLFSVSSLINQATRILQHCAKMRLSLSHNYHICCWKMVPGINDNNTLPLLLKESLIPNTGRFLAYSDDKVHAIFLDGVTLTLSWNFSSSIENRQVNQGLSLGWCKLTFPDGQCQLIQTEYPGPYERYVTTVTSWCRRLTQTSPRELPTCTSSSDLEENWSVASELEKIRKFNLLLENSSILNQKSEQSADHYTLASSETFPEEPHENRVSVALKKTSEILQDIDCLLSNSKK from the exons ATGACAACCGAAGTGCAAATGATACTTTATGAAGATGATTCAGTGCAAGTACAGTATGTTGATGGCTCCAAATTACAACTTTCTCCCTGTGgctctgaatttttatttgaaaagtcaccTCCTGCTTCAGCACATCCTTTAGAGCAACCACAAAGAATTCGCCAAAGGACACATTTTGTTATTAGCACTTACCGA GAGCAACTACAGCGAGCCCTTGATTTTCGAAATTCTTCAGCTACTTGCCTTTTTTTATCTGAAAACATCATACCTTCTGAAAGaaaaaag CGTATCCTCATTGACATCTCAGAAGTAAGATGGCCCGGTCCTGATTCAGATGACAGCCTGATATGTATGGAGAGTGGCTCTGTGAAGATAACATCTCTAGATGGTCACGCGTACCTTTGCTTGCCCAAATCTCAGCATGAATTTACAGTACATTTCTTGTGTAAAGTTAGTCAGAAGCCAGACTCATCTATAgtactgtcagaaaaaaaaaatcaagcctcCAAAGACAAACTAAGTGGAAAAGCTGGCAGAATCGCTACACACAGAAGTTTATCAGGGCAAAGActgaataataaagaaaatgaactttaTCGCCAGACTGTGAAATGCAGAGAACCTTCAGAGAAGACAAGTTGTAGAAATGGAACTGAAGCGGGGGAAGAGCTGCTTTCTCCTGGTCCCAGACACACCTGTGTATACACGTGGGTAAAGCAGTGCTGGTCTGTAGCCTCCTGTCCAGAGGAATGGAAGTACCCTCTGTCTTTAGCACTTCGCTTTCATAATCAAGTTAGCAGTATGTCTAAAATTAAGGCAGGTTTCACTCAGAGTGAAATTTTAACTTCTGATGTTTCCGAGGAAAGAGCAAAAGAGGTTTCTGTTCTTCCCAAGGCCGTGTCACTTAGCTGTCCTGTCCCACACCTGCACAG GTGGAATTTTTGTGACTCACTTTTACAGAGACAGTTTGATGAAGAATATTCCTATCCTGAACTAGTAAAAATGGTTTGGTATAAAGGTGTTACATATAG ACTTACCCATAAAAATGTGAATTCAATAGAGATTTATCCTGGAGATGGCTCTATTTTCAAATCAGAAGGAACTTATTTTGGAAGCTATTTTACATATTATTCCAGTCACGGAGGATCAGAAGAG agagaagagaaaacttATTCAGTAAATAATCTTCCTCCAGATCGACCAGGAAGTctgttctctgtgtcttctctaATTAACCAGGCCACCAG AATTCTCCAACATTGCGCCAAGATGAGGCTTTCTTTAAGCCATAACTATCACATATGCTGCTGGAAAAtg GTACCTGGGATAAATGATAACAATACGCTGCCTTTGCTTTTGAAAGAATCGCTCATACCTAACACAGGAAGATTTCTTGCCTACTCTGATGACAAAGTACATGCTATTTTTTTAGATGGCGTTACTCTAACCCTAAGCTGGAATTTTAGCTCTTCTATTGAAAATAGACAG GTAAATCAAGGTCTCAGTTTAGGTTGGTGTAAGTTAACTTTTCCTGATGGGCAGTGTCAGTTAATTCAAACTGAATACCCCGGACCATATGAAAG ATATGTGACAACAGTAACATCATGGTGTAGAAGACTGACTCAGACAAGTCCAAGAGAATTGCCCACATGTACTTCATCTTCTGATCTTGAAGAAAactg GTCTGTTGCTTCTGAACTTGAAAAGATACGGAAGTTTAACT TGCTACTGGAGAACAGCAGTATCCTGAACCAGAAAAGCGAACAGTCTGCTGATCATTACACACTAGCTTCTTCAGAAACCTTTCCAGAAGAGCCTCATGAAAATCGAGTATCAGTCGCATTGAAAAAAACCTCTGAAATCCTTCAGGATATTGACTGCCTTCTATCAAActctaaaaagtga
- the C14H5orf34 gene encoding uncharacterized protein C5orf34 homolog isoform X2: MTTEVQMILYEDDSVQVQYVDGSKLQLSPCGSEFLFEKSPPASAHPLEQPQRIRQRTHFVISTYREQLQRALDFRNSSATCLFLSENIIPSERKKRILIDISEVRWPGPDSDDSLICMESGSVKITSLDGHAYLCLPKSQHEFTVHFLCKVSQKPDSSIVLSEKKNQASKDKLSGKAGRIATHRSLSGQRLNNKENELYRQTVKCREPSEKTSCRNGTEAGEELLSPGPRHTCVYTWVKQCWSVASCPEEWKYPLSLALRFHNQVSSMSKIKAGFTQSEILTSDVSEERAKEVSVLPKAVSLSCPVPHLHRWNFCDSLLQRQFDEEYSYPELVKMVWYKGVTYRLTHKNVNSIEIYPGDGSIFKSEGTYFGSYFTYYSSHGGSEEREEKTYSVNNLPPDRPGSLFSVSSLINQATRILQHCAKMRLSLSHNYHICCWKMVPGINDNNTLPLLLKESLIPNTGRFLAYSDDKVHAIFLDGVTLTLSWNFSSSIENRQVNQGLSLGWCKLTFPDGQCQLIQTEYPGPYERYVTTVTSWCRRLTQTSPRELPTCTSSSDLEENWSVASELEKIRKFNCIL, encoded by the exons ATGACAACCGAAGTGCAAATGATACTTTATGAAGATGATTCAGTGCAAGTACAGTATGTTGATGGCTCCAAATTACAACTTTCTCCCTGTGgctctgaatttttatttgaaaagtcaccTCCTGCTTCAGCACATCCTTTAGAGCAACCACAAAGAATTCGCCAAAGGACACATTTTGTTATTAGCACTTACCGA GAGCAACTACAGCGAGCCCTTGATTTTCGAAATTCTTCAGCTACTTGCCTTTTTTTATCTGAAAACATCATACCTTCTGAAAGaaaaaag CGTATCCTCATTGACATCTCAGAAGTAAGATGGCCCGGTCCTGATTCAGATGACAGCCTGATATGTATGGAGAGTGGCTCTGTGAAGATAACATCTCTAGATGGTCACGCGTACCTTTGCTTGCCCAAATCTCAGCATGAATTTACAGTACATTTCTTGTGTAAAGTTAGTCAGAAGCCAGACTCATCTATAgtactgtcagaaaaaaaaaatcaagcctcCAAAGACAAACTAAGTGGAAAAGCTGGCAGAATCGCTACACACAGAAGTTTATCAGGGCAAAGActgaataataaagaaaatgaactttaTCGCCAGACTGTGAAATGCAGAGAACCTTCAGAGAAGACAAGTTGTAGAAATGGAACTGAAGCGGGGGAAGAGCTGCTTTCTCCTGGTCCCAGACACACCTGTGTATACACGTGGGTAAAGCAGTGCTGGTCTGTAGCCTCCTGTCCAGAGGAATGGAAGTACCCTCTGTCTTTAGCACTTCGCTTTCATAATCAAGTTAGCAGTATGTCTAAAATTAAGGCAGGTTTCACTCAGAGTGAAATTTTAACTTCTGATGTTTCCGAGGAAAGAGCAAAAGAGGTTTCTGTTCTTCCCAAGGCCGTGTCACTTAGCTGTCCTGTCCCACACCTGCACAG GTGGAATTTTTGTGACTCACTTTTACAGAGACAGTTTGATGAAGAATATTCCTATCCTGAACTAGTAAAAATGGTTTGGTATAAAGGTGTTACATATAG ACTTACCCATAAAAATGTGAATTCAATAGAGATTTATCCTGGAGATGGCTCTATTTTCAAATCAGAAGGAACTTATTTTGGAAGCTATTTTACATATTATTCCAGTCACGGAGGATCAGAAGAG agagaagagaaaacttATTCAGTAAATAATCTTCCTCCAGATCGACCAGGAAGTctgttctctgtgtcttctctaATTAACCAGGCCACCAG AATTCTCCAACATTGCGCCAAGATGAGGCTTTCTTTAAGCCATAACTATCACATATGCTGCTGGAAAAtg GTACCTGGGATAAATGATAACAATACGCTGCCTTTGCTTTTGAAAGAATCGCTCATACCTAACACAGGAAGATTTCTTGCCTACTCTGATGACAAAGTACATGCTATTTTTTTAGATGGCGTTACTCTAACCCTAAGCTGGAATTTTAGCTCTTCTATTGAAAATAGACAG GTAAATCAAGGTCTCAGTTTAGGTTGGTGTAAGTTAACTTTTCCTGATGGGCAGTGTCAGTTAATTCAAACTGAATACCCCGGACCATATGAAAG ATATGTGACAACAGTAACATCATGGTGTAGAAGACTGACTCAGACAAGTCCAAGAGAATTGCCCACATGTACTTCATCTTCTGATCTTGAAGAAAactg GTCTGTTGCTTCTGAACTTGAAAAGATACGGAAGTTTAACTGTATCCTTTGA